GCGGTTCCAGTACCAGGTGCCGCCGAAGTCGCCGCCCTTCTCGACGACGCGGAGGTCGGTGATCCCCGCCTCCTCGAGCCGCGCACCGGTGACGAGTCCGGCGAATCCGCCGCCGATGATCGCGACCGTCACTTGGTCGGCCTTCGACTCGCGCGGGACGACCGGGAGGTACGGATCTTCCAGATACCGCTCGAACCGGCCCTCGACCTGGACGTATTGCTCGTTGCCGTCGGAGCGGAGGCGCTTGGCGCGCTCTTCGGCGTACT
The genomic region above belongs to Deltaproteobacteria bacterium and contains:
- a CDS encoding NAD(P)-binding protein: MPTVDKESLKKKYAEERAKRLRSDGNEQYVQVEGRFERYLEDPYLPVVPRESKADQVTVAIIGGGFAGLVTGARLEEAGITDLRVVEKGGDFGGTWYWNRYPGAQCDTTSFIYMPLLEETGHMPTEKYAHGPEIL